A region from the Zonotrichia leucophrys gambelii isolate GWCS_2022_RI chromosome 21, RI_Zleu_2.0, whole genome shotgun sequence genome encodes:
- the IGSF21 gene encoding immunoglobulin superfamily member 21 isoform X2: MFSTNFSQMENYRKREDLVYQSTVRLPEVRISDNGPYECHVGIYDRATREKVVLASGNVFLNVMAPPTSISVLAADTPAPFSRYQAQNFTLVCVVSGGKPAPLVYFKRDGEPIEATPLPEPPAGASSWAPRSLLHRDLDDTKVPKSLAADGELGMGNPFPTADPPRGLAAERDSVTETIPETVVSREFPRWVHMAEPIYYFRHTHAPVSDGTVEARATLTWTLNPQIDNEALFSCEVKHPALSMPMQSEVTLVAPKGPKITMTPTRARVGDTVRILVQGFQNEVFPEPLFTWTRVGSRLLDGSAEHDGKELVLERVPAELNGSMYRCTAQNPLGSTDTHTRLIVFENPNIPRGPEDSNGSLPGHCGFRFILALTLTVILELT, from the exons CCTTCCCGAGGTCCGGATCTCGGACAATGGTCCCTACGAGTGCCACGTGGGGATCTACGACCGAGCCACGAGGGAGAAGGTGGTGCTGGCCTCCGGGAATGTGTTCCTGAATGTGATGG ctcccccaaCGTCCATCTCGGTGCTGGCCGCAGACACCCCGGCGCCCTTCAGCCGCTACCAGGCGCAGAACTTCACCCTGGTGTGCGTGGTGTCCGGCGGGAAGCCCGCGCCCCTG GTGTACTTCAAGCGGGACGGGGAGCCCATCGAGGCCACCCCGCTGCCGGAGCCGCCGGCCGGCGCCAGCAGCTGGGCCCCGCGGAGCCTCCTGCACCGCGACCTGGACGACACCAAGGTGCCGAAATCCCTGGCGGCCGACGGcgagctgggaatggggaaccCCTTTCCCACGGCGGATCCGCCGCGGGGGCTGGCGGCCGAGCGGGATTCGGTGACGGAAACCATTCCCGAGACGGTTGTGAGCAGGGAATTCCCGCGCTGGGTGCACATGGCCGAGCCCATCTATTATTTCCGGCACACGCACGCGCCCGTCAGCGACGGCACCGTCGAGGCCAGGGCCACCCTCACGTGGACCCTGAACCCCCAAATCGACAACGAGGCCCTCTTCAGCTGCGAGGTCAAGCACCCGGCGCTCTCCATGCCCATGCAGTCTGAGGTCACGCTAG TTGCTCCCAAGGGTCCGAAGATCACGATGACGCCGACGAGGGCGCGCGTGGGGGACACCGTGCGGATCCTGGTGCAGGGCTTCCAG aacGAGGTGTTCCCGGAGCCGCTGTTCACGTGGACGCGCGTGGGGAGCCGGCTCCTGGATGGCAGCGCGGAGCACGACGggaaggagctggtgctggagcgGGTCCCGGCCGAGCTCAACGGCTCCATGTACCGCTGCACCGCCCAGAACCCGCTGGGCTCCACCGACACCCACACCCGCCTCATCGTCTTCG AAAATCCGAATATTCCCAGAGGACCAGAGGACTCCAACG gtTCACTTCCCGGCCACTGCGGCTTCAGATTCATTTTGGCGCTCACCCTGACAGTGATCCTGGAGCTCACGTGA
- the KLHDC7A gene encoding kelch domain-containing protein 7A, with amino-acid sequence MRSLPWAQQLFLLFPFFRCVTLFKAPQRSSSSPGVFSLPLRPSPSLSLRFPGQQSRPWAAPFPGAQPIPNIRGSSGSLLPALPAQSHLVPARRAPASPGKSLIGSSAFPHGKMPQRVPPAWHSDMPLPGKLLLSAAALLLLSLAFRFYRNRSPPPGKIPPGEQRENRDGDGALRRRRRKDGGDKCGNGPGMQHEGLRGEQSFARNEEEEEGEELGSQLIPSKAPLSPAGMERELGRELGWKLGIKSESEAGVELGGDPGSRMGSEPGKELGKEPGSELGSQPGSKSGSRLGIKPGNTPGRKPGSKLIMKPVNELGSEQTNELGNKLGKKLGIKSGIELGNEAGSKLESKAGIEVGSEPESKLGSEPGSRAEILLGSEPGILLGSDLGSRAGVEVGSEPGMSLGSELGSHDPGAVAAARGSPAGTDAAAPSSGSSPGIPDARTEGDGCAQSAERDAAGAGRSREGSTGSVRTLSVTSSLGLLLTASEAGSDTSYCFSSVAKIQVEENFIPERQDKDRDSPPRPGLRGKVYDYFVQSTSESVSKRTSLPFVPAGTSQCHRERDQAEPRGSGTQGENPALEIPDPDTSSAPQEGTENLPEPPSPGWKSSTPQLPLPGGAPAAAPEPSQVSLPAQVHLGNCSEVLRAAKAQQLRALQDAALQVMSANLLQVLRSPNIYGRLNAGERELLPALRSRGRPSLVVADVPPAEPGHRRGRLCYYDEDGDRWCQLCQLPAGVAGRGCAVCSMFNYLFLVPGWEGTGRARSPSRRVLCYDPLSDSWCDICPLRQARPHCQLVALDGHLYAIGGECLATVERYDPRRDRWAFAAALPRDTFAVAHAATACDGDIYVTGGTLRSLLLRYDARGDSWATSPAVGDKDRTAELVSAHGFLYRFQLRRGAGGTEVAVSRCSASARLWYRCGSRPLPEPAGLRCAALGGLVHCLGRGFHLRFLADPVSPRFGAKELRPFPEPHGSLLPAVLVLPEGGTETPRP; translated from the coding sequence ATGAGGAGCCTTCCCTGGGCACAacaactttttctccttttccccttttttcgTTGCGTGACCCTTTTTAAAGCaccacagaggagcagcagctccccggGGGTGTTTTCCCTGCCTTTGCGCCCTTCCCCGAGCCTCTCTCTCCGTTTCCCAGGCCAACAGAGCCGGCCCTGGGCTGCACCTTTCCCTGgagcccagcccatcccaaaCATTCGCGGCTCCTCCGGAagcctcctgccagctctgcccgcTCAAAGTCACCTTGTCCCGGCCCGCCGCGCTCCGGCCTCTCCCGGCAAATCATTAATCGGCTCCTCGGCATTCCCGCATGGAAAAATGCCCCAGCGGGTGCCCCCGGCCTGGCACTCGGACATGCCGCTGCCCGGGAAGCTGCTCCTGTCGGCGGCCgcgctgctgctcctctccctggccTTCAGGTTTTACAGGAACCGCTCGCCTCCCCCCGGGAAAATCCCACCGGGAGAGCAGCGGGAAAaccgggatggggatggggctctgaggaggaggaggaggaaggatggGGGGGACAAGTGTGGGAATGGCCCCGGGATGCAGCACGAGGGTCTCCGGGGGGAGCAGAGCTTTGCAaggaatgaggaggaggaggaaggagaggagttGGGGTCGCAGCTGATTCCCAGCAAAGCCCCGCTCAGTCCGGCCGGGATGGAAAGGGAGTTGGgaagggaactgggatggaagTTGGGAATTAAATCAGAAAGTGAAGCAGGGGTTGAGCTGGGGGGTGAtcctgggagcaggatgggaagCGAGCCGGGaaaagagctgggaaaagagcCGGGAAGTGAGCTGGGAAGTCAGCCAGGAAGCAAGTCGGGAAGCAGGCTGGGAATCAAGCCGGGAAACACTCCAGGAAGAAAGCCAGGAAGCAAATTGATAATGAAGCCAGTAAATGAGTTGGGAAGTGAGCAGACAAACGAGCTGGGAAACAAGCTGGGAAAGAAATTGGGAATTAAGTCAGGAATCGAGCTGGGAAATGAAGCGGGAAGCAAGCTGGAAAGTAAGGCAGGAATTGAGGTGGGAAGTGAACCAGAAAGCAAGCTGGGAAGTGAGCCGGGAAGCAGGGCAGAAATTTTGCTGGGAAGTGAGCCGGGAATTTTGCTGGGAAGCGATCTTGGAAGCAGGGCAGGAGTCGAGGTGGGAAGCGAGCCGGGAATGTCGCTGGGCAGCGAGCTGGGCTCTCACGACCCCGGGGCCGTGGCCGcagcccggggcagccccgcagGGACGGACGCAGCTGCTCCGAGCTCCGGGAGTTCCCCAGGGATTCCCGACGCCCGGACAGAGGGGGATGGATGCGCCCAGAGCGCGGAGCGGGACgcggctggagcagggaggagcagggagggcagcacgGGCTCAGTCCGGACCCTCAGCGTCAcctccagcctggggctgctgctgacgGCGAGCGAGGCGGGCTCGGACACCTCCTACTGCTTCTCCTCGGTGGCCAAGATCCAGGTGGAGGAGAACTTCATCCCGGAGCgccaggacaaggacagggacagcccgcccaggcctggcctgcggGGCAAGGTCTACGACTACTTCGTGCAGTCCACCTCCGAGTCGGTGTCCAAGAGAACGTCCCTGCCCTTTGTCCCTGCGGGGACATCCCAGTGTCACAGGGAGAGGGACCAGGCAGAGCCGCGGGGCTCTGGAACCCAGGGGGAGAATCCAGCTTTGGAAATTCCTGATCCTGACACCTCCTCAGCTCCACAGGAGGGCACGGAGAACCTTCCAGAACCACCTTCTCCCGGCTGGAAGAGCAGCAccccccagctcccactgcccgGTGGGGCTCCAGCTGCGGCTCCTGAGccatcccaggtgtccctgcccgccCAGGTGCACCTGGGGAACTGCTCCGAGGTTCTGCGTGCGGCCAAGGCTCAGCAGCTGCGGGCCCTGCAGGACGCGGCCCTCCAGGTGATGAGCGCCAacctcctgcaggtgctgcGCTCCCCGAACATCTACGGCCGCCTCAACGCCGGCGAGCGGGAGCTGCTCCCGGCGCTCCGGAGCCGCGGGCGGCCGAGCCTGGTGGTGGCCGATGTCCCCCCGGCCGAGCCCGGCCACCGCCGCGGCCGCCTCTGCTACTACGACGAGGACGGGGACCgctggtgccagctgtgccagctgccgGCCGGGGTGGCCGGGCGGGGCTGTGCCGTGTGCTCCATGTTCAATTACCTGTTCCTGGTGCccggctgggaggggacaggccGGGCGCGGAGCCCCTCGCGCCGCGTGCTCTGCTACGACCCTCTGAGCGACAGCTGGTGTGACATCTGTCCCCTGCGCCAGGCGCGGCCGCACTGCCAGCTGGTGGCCCTGGACGGGCACCTCTACGCCATCGGGGGCGAGTGCTTGGCCACCGTGGAGCGCTACGACCCCCGGCGCGACCGCTGGGCCTTCGCCGCcgccctgcccagggacaccttcGCCGTGGCCCACGCGGCCACCGCGTGCGACGGGGACATTTACGTCACCGGGGGCACCCTGCGCTCGCTGCTGCTGCGCTACGACGCCCGTGGGGACAGCTGGGCCACCAGCCCGGCCGTCGGTGACAAGGACAGGACGGCCGAGCTGGTGAGCGCCCACGGGTTCCTGTACCGCTTCCAGCTGCGGCGCGGTGCCGGTGGCACCGAGGTGGCCGTGTCGCGGTGCAGCGCCAGCGCCAGGCTGTGGTACCGCTGTGGCAGCCGCCCCCTGCCCGAGCCGGCCGGGCTgcgctgtgctgctctggggggcCTCGTTCATTGCTTGGGTCGTGGTTTCCATCTCCGCTTCCTGGCCGACCCCGTCTCGCCGCGCTTCGGGGCCAAGGAGCTGCGGCCCTTCCCGGAGCCCCACGGGAGCCTCCTGCCCgcggtgctggtgctgcccgaGGGGGGCACGGAGACACCGCGGCCCTGA